The nucleotide sequence GAGGAGCGGGGCATTGATCGCCACGCCCGAGAACTGCAGACGACGCACCTGCGACTCGTCGCGCACGAGCTCGCGTTTCTCCTCGCGTGGGTAGGCGTAGAAGCGGTCCCACAGGTAATAGACGAGGATCAAACAACCATTGACGAACAGCCATTGTGGAAAGAGTTGCAGGGTCCAGAGGAAATCGACCCCCTGCAAATAGCCCAGGAACAGCGGGGGATCGCCGATCGGCAGCAGGCAGCCGCCGCAGTTGCAGACGACAAAGATAAAGAAGACGGCGGTGTGGGCGACCTGCTTGCGTTGCGAGTTGGTTTCGAGCAGCGGCCGGATCAAGAGCATCGCGGCGCCGGTGGTGCCGATGAAGCTGGCCAGCACGCCGCCGATGGCGATGAACGCCGTGTTCGTGGCGGGCCGCGCGACGAGGTCTCCCTCGATGCGAATGCCCCCCGAGATCGTATAGAGGGCGAACAACAGGATGATGAAGGGGATGTACTCGTTGAAGATCGCGTTCTGGAACACGGTCCAGGGCAGTCCGAACGAGAGCCAGCCTGCGCCCGGCTCGATCACCGCGTGTCCCAGGAAGTGACGCTCGACCGCGGTGCCATGCGCCACGAGATAGTACACAAGGGTCAGCAACCCCAGCCCCGCCGCGACATAGAAGCGATGCAGGTTGCTCTCCCACCAATGCTCGATCGCCGGCACCAGCGGAAAGACGGCAATCGCCCCCAGCAGGAGTGCGAAGGGCAACACCATGAAAAACGTCGGCGGAACGATCTCGTGTTTCGCATGACCATCTGCGGTCGGATGCGTTTCGTCGCCGTGAGCGTCAGCGGCGTGATCGTCAACATGCTCGTCGGCGACCGCGTGATGCCTGCCATTGATCATCTCGGTGGCGGTCTGTGGCCATTGGAACAGGAGTGCGCCGCCG is from Pirellulales bacterium and encodes:
- a CDS encoding sodium:proton antiporter gives rise to the protein MSHSHPSDVHGSPASAASSSLPVILGIAIALVIYGGALLFQWPQTATEMINGRHHAVADEHVDDHAADAHGDETHPTADGHAKHEIVPPTFFMVLPFALLLGAIAVFPLVPAIEHWWESNLHRFYVAAGLGLLTLVYYLVAHGTAVERHFLGHAVIEPGAGWLSFGLPWTVFQNAIFNEYIPFIILLFALYTISGGIRIEGDLVARPATNTAFIAIGGVLASFIGTTGAAMLLIRPLLETNSQRKQVAHTAVFFIFVVCNCGGCLLPIGDPPLFLGYLQGVDFLWTLQLFPQWLFVNGCLILVYYLWDRFYAYPREEKRELVRDESQVRRLQFSGVAINAPLLLGVVAAVAMLDPSKTLPGTQWHPWLYLREMLLLLFVLISLVLGSSEVRRKNNFNYGAIIEVAALFLGIFLCMQPALQILDVRGAELGIDTPQKFFWATGTLSSVLDNAPTYLVFFKTAQSLDPGSTATMAGVAVDLLVAISLGAVFMGAMTYIGNGPNFMVKAIAEKAGVRMPGFFGYMVYSVSILLPILVLMTLLFL